A genomic window from Halogeometricum borinquense DSM 11551 includes:
- a CDS encoding SLOG cluster 4 domain-containing protein encodes MRVSIIGGSSVTDTVRETAAATGRIVAQRGHTVVCGGLGGVMESACRGAKAAGGETIGILPTDRRADANEYVDTPIATGLGHGRNALVVMNGDAVIAIDGAGGTLSEIGLSLVYDRPIAGLGTHEVDGIEACETPEETVKYVETES; translated from the coding sequence ATGCGAGTTAGTATTATCGGCGGCAGCTCTGTCACCGATACCGTACGCGAGACGGCGGCAGCAACCGGTCGCATCGTCGCCCAGCGTGGCCACACAGTCGTCTGCGGTGGACTCGGCGGCGTGATGGAATCGGCCTGCCGAGGCGCAAAAGCGGCCGGTGGCGAGACAATCGGCATCCTTCCGACAGACCGGCGTGCGGACGCCAACGAGTACGTTGACACTCCGATTGCGACGGGACTCGGACACGGTCGAAACGCGCTCGTCGTGATGAACGGCGATGCAGTCATCGCCATCGACGGTGCCGGTGGGACGCTCTCGGAGATCGGCCTGTCGCTCGTCTACGACCGACCTATCGCGGGATTGGGAACGCACGAGGTGGACGGAATCGAGGCGTGCGAGACGCCTGAAGAGACCGTGAAGTACGTCGAGACGGAGTCGTAA
- a CDS encoding RAD55 family ATPase, which produces MSEQLSTGITVLDRELGGGLPAGSTVFLNADPASQSELFLYELTAVRGTLYLTTLRSGQAVQDAIGRTLGRTGSPTIRDVGGEAPLDVANKLIHDLPERANLIIDVVDVLEATDPVRYRTFLNELQTHMVNTGGLAILHGMKGDDPANRKYTKHMADVVFDLQTTVDGTEIENRLAVPKFRGGRAPDETIKLRLAEEVAVDTSRDIA; this is translated from the coding sequence GTGTCGGAACAACTCTCAACTGGAATCACGGTTCTGGACCGGGAACTCGGCGGTGGTCTCCCCGCCGGAAGTACCGTCTTCCTCAACGCTGACCCCGCGAGTCAATCGGAGTTGTTCCTCTACGAACTCACAGCGGTCCGCGGCACGCTCTATCTGACGACGCTTCGTTCGGGCCAAGCGGTGCAAGACGCTATCGGACGGACGCTCGGCCGCACAGGATCGCCGACGATCCGCGACGTGGGCGGTGAAGCACCTCTCGACGTAGCGAACAAACTCATCCACGATCTGCCGGAGCGAGCGAACCTCATCATCGACGTGGTGGACGTGTTGGAAGCGACGGACCCGGTGCGATACCGCACCTTCCTGAACGAACTACAGACGCACATGGTCAACACCGGCGGTCTCGCCATCCTTCACGGGATGAAGGGTGACGACCCGGCGAACCGGAAGTACACGAAACACATGGCCGATGTCGTGTTCGACCTGCAGACAACGGTCGATGGCACGGAGATCGAGAACCGCCTTGCGGTGCCGAAGTTCCGCGGCGGACGCGCTCCCGACGAGACGATTAAACTCCGCCTCGCAGAGGAAGTCGCCGTCGATACCAGTCGAGATATCGCCTGA
- a CDS encoding YlbF family regulator, with protein MSIQTDRLEELGHELGEEIAETPEYKAFEEAKAAVENDEEIQTEIREFQQLREEFMMARQTGNATQEALQKVQSAQRELHSKPVMAEYLEAQEELQDRLEAINKAISDPLAVDFGGEAGGCCKD; from the coding sequence ATGAGCATCCAGACGGACCGACTCGAAGAACTCGGACACGAGCTCGGTGAGGAAATCGCCGAGACGCCCGAATACAAAGCGTTCGAGGAGGCAAAGGCGGCCGTCGAGAACGACGAGGAGATTCAGACGGAGATTCGTGAGTTCCAGCAACTCCGCGAAGAGTTCATGATGGCCCGACAGACCGGAAACGCAACGCAGGAGGCTCTCCAGAAGGTCCAATCCGCCCAGCGAGAACTCCACTCGAAGCCAGTGATGGCCGAATATTTGGAGGCCCAAGAGGAACTACAGGACCGACTCGAGGCGATTAACAAAGCCATCTCCGACCCGCTCGCGGTTGACTTCGGCGGCGAAGCTGGCGGTTGCTGTAAGGACTGA
- a CDS encoding GNAT family N-acetyltransferase — translation MKLRHLPANESAVRRYVEELWLPYHRELEATVETHALADDVDIVTEEVAFRLDWLNREGHRVWVAFDESNTTDANETVNDHVPDADTGAFSDPETVPVGFVTTECSEAPSVFDRTDRLCVGDIFVCEPYRGTGLANELVRRAAEDARERGCSELALDVDVDNGRAVAFYESLGFETTRRQMVADVAES, via the coding sequence ATGAAACTCCGTCATCTCCCAGCTAACGAATCGGCCGTCCGTCGATACGTCGAAGAGCTGTGGCTGCCCTATCATCGGGAACTCGAAGCGACCGTTGAAACCCACGCCCTGGCTGACGATGTCGATATCGTAACCGAGGAAGTCGCGTTCCGACTCGACTGGCTCAACAGGGAGGGACACCGGGTGTGGGTCGCGTTCGACGAGAGCAACACGACAGATGCAAACGAAACGGTGAACGACCACGTTCCGGATGCCGACACCGGCGCGTTCTCCGACCCTGAGACGGTTCCGGTCGGATTCGTCACGACCGAATGCTCTGAGGCCCCAAGCGTCTTCGACCGTACGGATCGACTGTGCGTTGGTGACATCTTCGTGTGTGAACCGTATCGAGGGACCGGGCTTGCGAACGAACTCGTCCGGCGGGCCGCCGAGGATGCGCGGGAGCGCGGCTGTTCGGAACTCGCCCTCGACGTGGACGTAGACAACGGTCGCGCCGTCGCCTTCTACGAATCGCTCGGGTTCGAAACAACCCGTCGCCAGATGGTGGCCGACGTAGCTGAGTCATAA
- a CDS encoding IS200/IS605 family transposon protein TnpB yields MKRVNTFEVVPQTENDKECLLRLLDASASLWNELTYERRQNYFGNGDVWDTSEYRGQYNGVVGSATVQQVTRKNSEAWRSFFALKEKGEYANPPSYWGNEEDGRELRTYIRCNQYTIEWGKRSRLEIPVGQELKDEYGLGYHERLRLEVRGNPKWDGKQGRLELEYDEMSDTFRAFQPVTVPDSRLDSRKIEDFPEVENASRFRNSPLASEEAALDVGANNLVACSTTTGNLYLYDGRELFGRFRETTDEIARLQSKLPERRSLSESRKTSSSGRLREGRYSSKRIRRLYRQRTKRRDHAQNALVRDLVERLYDEGVATVYVGDLTDVLETHWSVRVNEKTHNFWAFKKFIHRLACVCEEYGISLEAESEAWTSQTCPECGDHEETVRHGDTLTCSCGFEGHADLTASETFLRENSDTEVRPMARPVRFEWDDHDWSGKPHPHESPKEVRTNPQVASVGR; encoded by the coding sequence ATGAAGCGCGTCAACACCTTCGAGGTCGTGCCACAGACCGAGAACGACAAAGAGTGCCTTCTACGGCTACTCGACGCCTCCGCCTCGCTGTGGAACGAACTGACCTACGAACGTCGTCAGAACTACTTCGGTAACGGCGACGTGTGGGACACCTCCGAGTACCGTGGACAGTACAACGGTGTCGTTGGAAGCGCGACCGTTCAACAGGTCACGCGCAAGAACAGCGAAGCGTGGCGGTCGTTCTTCGCCCTCAAAGAGAAAGGCGAGTACGCCAACCCACCGTCGTACTGGGGCAACGAGGAGGACGGGCGCGAACTCCGCACCTACATTCGGTGCAACCAGTACACGATTGAGTGGGGGAAGCGTAGCCGTCTCGAAATCCCTGTTGGGCAAGAACTGAAAGACGAATACGGACTCGGCTACCACGAACGACTCCGCCTCGAAGTCCGAGGCAACCCGAAGTGGGACGGCAAACAGGGTCGTCTGGAACTTGAGTACGACGAAATGAGCGACACGTTCAGGGCTTTCCAACCAGTCACCGTCCCTGATTCTCGACTGGATTCACGGAAAATCGAAGATTTTCCTGAAGTCGAAAACGCTTCGCGTTTTCGGAATTCACCACTGGCTTCGGAAGAAGCCGCCCTCGACGTTGGCGCGAACAATCTCGTCGCCTGTTCCACGACCACTGGGAACCTGTACCTCTACGACGGTCGGGAGTTGTTCGGACGGTTCCGCGAGACGACAGACGAAATCGCCCGCCTACAGTCGAAATTGCCCGAGAGACGCAGTCTCTCGGAATCACGGAAGACTTCGTCTTCCGGACGACTCCGCGAAGGACGCTACTCCTCGAAACGGATTCGACGGCTGTACCGACAGCGGACGAAGCGCCGTGACCACGCACAGAACGCGCTGGTGCGCGACCTCGTTGAACGGCTGTACGACGAGGGAGTGGCGACGGTGTACGTGGGCGATTTGACCGACGTGCTGGAAACGCACTGGTCGGTCAGGGTGAACGAGAAGACGCACAACTTCTGGGCGTTCAAGAAGTTCATCCACCGTCTCGCGTGCGTCTGTGAGGAATACGGTATCAGCCTCGAAGCCGAGTCGGAAGCGTGGACGAGTCAGACGTGTCCCGAGTGTGGCGACCACGAGGAGACGGTCCGCCACGGAGATACGCTGACGTGTTCATGCGGATTCGAGGGACACGCCGACCTCACGGCGTCAGAGACGTTCCTTCGAGAAAACAGCGATACGGAAGTCAGGCCGATGGCACGGCCCGTGCGATTCGAGTGGGACGACCACGACTGGTCGGGGAAACCACACCCTCACGAAAGTCCCAAAGAAGTGCGCACAAACCCGCAAGTTGCCTCCGTGGGTCGGTAG
- a CDS encoding MBL fold metallo-hydrolase, with the protein MSVSDWGDWLPRAVEDASPDTVSIWYLGCNGFFLKGSDGTTLAIDPYVGLGDPPRTVRMIPVPFDPHDVAEMDAVLATHEHTDHVHGPSQAPILESTGAQYYAPDDSLDVALEDEAWVDDYDISEEQFTEVTDGDTFEVGEFTIHVEHSYDPDATHPVSYVIEHESGTFFHGGDTKPDEEFEALGEKYDIDLGVLAFGSIGNIDDKETGEPVRTKWYSTENEAVKAASDLQFDRFLPSHWDMWKGLTADPTVLHHHAKSFAYPERLEIIEIGDRVEL; encoded by the coding sequence ATGAGTGTAAGCGATTGGGGGGACTGGCTCCCACGCGCAGTCGAAGACGCGTCTCCGGATACCGTCTCGATCTGGTATCTCGGGTGTAACGGATTTTTCTTGAAGGGAAGCGACGGCACGACCCTCGCAATCGACCCCTACGTCGGTCTCGGAGACCCACCGCGAACCGTCCGGATGATTCCGGTGCCGTTTGACCCCCACGACGTGGCTGAGATGGACGCCGTCTTGGCGACGCACGAGCATACCGACCACGTTCACGGGCCGAGTCAAGCGCCCATCCTCGAATCGACCGGGGCGCAGTATTACGCGCCCGACGACTCTCTCGACGTGGCGCTGGAAGACGAAGCGTGGGTAGACGACTACGACATCTCCGAGGAACAGTTCACCGAGGTCACGGACGGTGACACGTTCGAGGTCGGTGAGTTCACGATTCACGTCGAACACTCCTACGACCCCGACGCTACCCATCCCGTCTCCTACGTCATCGAACACGAGTCGGGGACGTTCTTCCACGGCGGCGATACCAAGCCCGACGAGGAGTTCGAAGCGCTCGGCGAAAAGTACGATATCGACCTCGGCGTCCTCGCGTTCGGTTCCATCGGGAACATCGACGACAAGGAGACCGGCGAACCGGTCCGGACGAAGTGGTACTCGACGGAAAACGAGGCTGTGAAAGCCGCCTCGGACCTCCAGTTCGACCGGTTCCTCCCGAGCCACTGGGATATGTGGAAGGGTCTGACCGCCGATCCGACGGTGCTTCACCACCACGCAAAGAGCTTTGCGTACCCTGAGCGCCTCGAAATCATCGAAATCGGCGACCGAGTCGAACTCTAA
- the tnpA gene encoding IS200/IS605-like element ISHbo5 family transposase has translation MVKSTRHAKYELYYHIVFVPKSGGIEDSADLAEQGSAQYRRSHLTGKTKERLETIFAEICEDKGLELAESEVMPDHVHLFIGSPPKNAPSLIVNWVKGISARKYNQRYDDRVKWTRSYYVGTAGSASKGAVEQYIAEQEGGDE, from the coding sequence ATGGTGAAGAGTACCCGTCACGCGAAATACGAACTCTACTACCACATAGTGTTCGTGCCGAAATCTGGCGGAATCGAAGATTCCGCTGACCTCGCGGAACAGGGTTCCGCTCAGTATCGGCGTTCGCACCTGACGGGGAAGACGAAGGAACGTCTCGAAACCATCTTCGCGGAAATCTGTGAGGACAAGGGCCTCGAACTGGCCGAGTCCGAGGTCATGCCCGACCACGTACACCTGTTCATTGGGAGTCCACCCAAGAACGCCCCGTCACTCATCGTCAACTGGGTCAAGGGCATCTCCGCCCGCAAGTACAACCAGCGGTACGATGACCGCGTGAAGTGGACTCGTTCGTACTACGTCGGGACGGCGGGGAGCGCCTCGAAGGGCGCTGTCGAACAGTACATCGCTGAACAGGAGGGTGGCGACGAATGA
- a CDS encoding DUF7410 domain-containing protein, whose amino-acid sequence MIEKSSQKQNQIRPETNIEPDETPVTTCPYCDRPFRTDRLRVLHVGEAHADEWTPGERDAYESALDEEADELFLYHLKVVAALGSVYAAFIILGIIGFSIAG is encoded by the coding sequence ATGATCGAAAAATCGAGCCAAAAACAGAACCAGATTCGCCCCGAGACGAACATCGAACCGGACGAAACACCCGTCACGACGTGTCCGTACTGCGACCGACCGTTCCGAACCGACAGGCTCCGCGTTCTCCACGTCGGCGAGGCGCACGCGGACGAGTGGACGCCGGGCGAACGAGACGCCTACGAGTCCGCGCTCGACGAGGAAGCAGACGAACTGTTTCTCTATCACCTGAAGGTAGTGGCGGCGTTAGGGTCGGTGTACGCCGCGTTCATCATCCTCGGCATTATCGGGTTCAGTATCGCCGGATGA
- the dph2 gene encoding diphthamide biosynthesis enzyme Dph2, whose product MSQDATSDGDLRNTGMSLKHDREWDYELERIVEEVEDRDAKRVGLQFPEGLKRRGPAVADDLRERCDDDVTFMLSGQPCYGACDLDTYLMRRTDVFVHFGHSPMKESDKIIYVPLFSNVDPFPILEDSLAELDGDEVGLVTTAQHMNRFEDMCDWLEERGYDVHTRRGDDRLTFEGQVLGCNYASADIDADQVLYVGGGKFHPLGLAMEHPDKKVVIADPVNNVVTIADTEKFMKQRYASVHKAMDAEKWGVIFCTKIGQGRMEIAEKIIEDNDNAYLITMDEVTPDRLRNFDMDAFVNTGCPRITTDDGPRFHKPMLTPQEYRIAVGDEPLDSLEFDTFHGTW is encoded by the coding sequence ATGAGCCAGGACGCCACGTCGGACGGGGACCTCAGGAATACTGGGATGTCCCTGAAGCACGACCGGGAGTGGGACTACGAACTCGAACGAATCGTCGAGGAAGTCGAAGACCGAGACGCAAAGCGCGTCGGTCTTCAGTTCCCTGAGGGGTTGAAACGACGCGGTCCAGCCGTCGCAGACGACCTGCGTGAACGCTGTGACGATGACGTGACGTTCATGTTGTCCGGACAGCCCTGCTACGGCGCGTGCGACCTCGATACCTATCTGATGCGCCGGACAGACGTTTTCGTCCACTTCGGTCACTCCCCGATGAAGGAGTCGGACAAGATCATCTACGTTCCGCTGTTCTCGAACGTCGATCCGTTCCCCATCCTCGAAGATTCGCTTGCGGAACTGGACGGCGACGAGGTTGGTCTCGTGACGACGGCCCAGCACATGAACCGTTTCGAGGACATGTGCGACTGGTTGGAAGAACGCGGCTACGACGTTCACACCCGCCGCGGCGACGACCGCCTGACGTTCGAGGGCCAAGTTCTCGGTTGTAACTACGCGTCTGCGGACATCGACGCCGACCAAGTGCTGTACGTCGGCGGCGGGAAGTTCCACCCGCTCGGACTGGCGATGGAACACCCCGACAAGAAGGTCGTCATCGCCGACCCCGTGAACAACGTCGTCACCATCGCGGACACGGAGAAGTTCATGAAGCAGCGGTACGCCTCCGTCCACAAGGCGATGGACGCCGAGAAGTGGGGCGTTATCTTCTGTACGAAAATCGGGCAGGGCCGTATGGAGATTGCCGAGAAGATCATCGAGGACAACGACAACGCCTACCTCATCACCATGGACGAAGTGACGCCTGATCGGCTCAGAAACTTCGACATGGACGCGTTCGTCAACACCGGTTGCCCGCGCATCACCACCGACGACGGCCCGCGCTTCCACAAGCCGATGCTGACGCCGCAGGAGTACCGCATCGCCGTCGGCGACGAACCGCTCGACTCCCTCGAATTCGACACGTTCCACGGCACCTGGTAG
- a CDS encoding FKBP-type peptidyl-prolyl cis-trans isomerase: protein MSDEQQAEAAEQADADATEDVEKETEGGIQDDDFVRLAYTVRTVEDDTVVDTTDEAVAEEAEIDTDEYEFEPRTIIVGAGHIFESVDDELIGSEVGDSGTVEIPAAEAFGEFDDDEVRTVSANKIAEDDRYPGAQVQVDGEQGRVETIIGGRARVNFNHPLAGEDLEYEYEVLELVEDREEQAGGLLGMYLQQVPDVWIQTDEVEEEQVVESDEDEDEDAEPETETVTVDKETLYIEATPQMTMNQQWMFSKQQIAQDLMDRLDLDRVIVQETIDGMGGMMGGMGGMMGGMGGGADAADIEEAIEDVDVDADELVEELEDEVDGDDE from the coding sequence ATGAGTGACGAACAGCAGGCGGAAGCCGCAGAGCAGGCAGACGCCGATGCAACGGAGGATGTCGAAAAAGAGACCGAGGGCGGAATTCAGGACGATGATTTCGTCCGACTCGCCTACACGGTCCGAACGGTCGAAGACGACACCGTCGTCGATACGACTGACGAAGCGGTCGCCGAAGAGGCCGAAATAGACACAGACGAGTACGAGTTCGAGCCCCGAACCATCATCGTCGGCGCGGGTCACATCTTCGAGTCGGTCGATGACGAACTCATCGGCTCGGAGGTCGGTGACTCCGGTACCGTCGAGATTCCGGCCGCCGAGGCGTTCGGCGAGTTCGACGACGACGAGGTTCGCACGGTCAGCGCGAACAAAATCGCAGAAGACGACCGCTACCCCGGCGCACAGGTGCAGGTAGACGGCGAACAGGGTCGCGTCGAGACGATCATCGGCGGCCGCGCCCGCGTCAACTTCAACCACCCGCTCGCGGGTGAGGACCTCGAATACGAGTACGAGGTTCTCGAACTCGTCGAGGACCGCGAGGAGCAGGCTGGCGGCCTCCTCGGGATGTACCTCCAGCAGGTCCCTGACGTGTGGATTCAGACGGACGAAGTCGAGGAAGAGCAAGTCGTCGAGTCCGACGAGGACGAAGACGAGGACGCAGAACCCGAGACGGAGACCGTCACGGTCGATAAAGAGACGCTGTACATCGAGGCCACGCCGCAGATGACGATGAACCAGCAGTGGATGTTCTCGAAACAGCAGATCGCACAGGACCTCATGGACCGTCTCGACCTCGACCGCGTCATCGTCCAAGAGACCATCGACGGGATGGGTGGCATGATGGGCGGTATGGGCGGTATGATGGGCGGCATGGGCGGCGGTGCCGACGCCGCGGACATCGAGGAAGCCATCGAAGACGTTGACGTGGACGCCGACGAACTCGTCGAAGAACTCGAAGACGAAGTCGACGGCGACGACGAGTAA
- a CDS encoding cytochrome C oxidase subunit IV family protein, with protein sequence MTNTKLYTIIYVVLFASATVQVLVEFAGVAYWTAFGLIIVLSAVKAVLVAAYFQHLRWEPRSLTYLVGIGLAAALALTLAASYSIL encoded by the coding sequence ATGACAAACACGAAACTGTACACGATAATCTACGTGGTGTTGTTCGCCTCGGCGACGGTCCAAGTGCTGGTCGAGTTCGCCGGGGTGGCGTACTGGACGGCGTTCGGACTCATCATCGTCCTGTCAGCGGTGAAGGCGGTACTCGTCGCCGCCTACTTTCAGCACTTGCGGTGGGAACCGCGTTCGCTCACCTATCTCGTGGGTATCGGTCTTGCGGCGGCGTTGGCGCTCACCCTCGCGGCGTCGTACTCCATCCTGTGA
- a CDS encoding nucleotide-binding protein: protein MLAVAGGKGGCGKTTTTLGLATALDGPTTVVDADTDMPNLHSLAGVPREPPQNHVGHVHPRDDTVTVYPAPTDSTGAHEERGDRTDDGKSRLRRVRDTADGQVLIDCPAGAGPDAATPLREADEVLLVTPPCTPALRDTVKTAAMADALGTNVLGAVLVRARVVPSGVESLLGCPVLGTVPPVDPPVLDAESVRRAYRKVATGLHADKEL from the coding sequence ATGCTCGCAGTAGCAGGCGGCAAGGGCGGGTGTGGGAAGACGACGACGACGCTCGGACTCGCCACCGCACTCGACGGCCCTACCACCGTCGTTGATGCCGACACGGATATGCCGAACCTCCACTCGCTCGCTGGCGTCCCGCGCGAACCACCGCAGAACCACGTTGGACACGTCCATCCGCGCGACGACACAGTGACAGTCTATCCTGCACCGACGGATTCGACCGGCGCGCACGAAGAGCGTGGTGACCGAACTGACGACGGCAAGTCACGTCTGCGCCGCGTCAGAGACACAGCAGACGGGCAGGTGCTGATCGATTGTCCCGCCGGAGCGGGACCGGACGCCGCCACGCCACTCCGCGAGGCGGACGAAGTACTCTTGGTAACGCCGCCGTGTACCCCCGCACTACGCGACACGGTGAAAACGGCCGCGATGGCCGACGCACTCGGGACGAACGTTCTCGGCGCTGTTCTCGTTCGGGCGCGGGTCGTGCCGTCCGGTGTCGAATCGTTGCTCGGGTGTCCGGTGCTCGGTACTGTCCCGCCCGTCGATCCGCCGGTACTCGACGCCGAATCCGTTCGCCGTGCGTATCGAAAGGTGGCAACAGGGTTACACGCTGATAAAGAGCTATGA